A single region of the Coregonus clupeaformis isolate EN_2021a chromosome 16, ASM2061545v1, whole genome shotgun sequence genome encodes:
- the LOC121584469 gene encoding terminal uridylyltransferase 7 isoform X2 produces the protein MEESGGRPRYPKQGGRERGAVANEAEAWRNQDAGRGYSPKPERRGQGKRGRPKKGVMGPLSSSPGGGVFKGGQSPSQREGFQRPRYPESQQVEGLVEGREENWRERPSQRWRRTSQGEDPGEDREQGRRDNTDNTPHSSGGRNCRYRDRRRGLGEEDRGPVVDESSLSAKELLGLKQAEEKIGREEIFRLKKRSRSKPSAVYTCSLCEVLLDSVSEAHRHVKDKWHKRRAKERREEAVLTDLAPPGVEQVVAVSVALEGVVRERGMSDQDVENRRQIVSNMQEVLMSVLPEVKLRLYGSSCTKFGFKDSDVNIDIQFPPHMHQPEVLLLVQESLSVSILYGNLEADFHARVPVVICKDEGSGLVCKVSAGNDNACLTTSFLSELANREPLLLPLVLGFRHWARICHVDRAEEGGLPPYVLALMVIYFLQQRKQSILPAYLGHEIKEFSISRLYDFSLTYVEDGFVHWGYYPVSKDSSSSSTPETIYREGKAPLVFQRPVSPPAVGLLWVEMLRFYSLEFNMAECVISVRTSLVLSREAKDWPKKRIAVEDPFAVKRNVARTLNSQQMYEYILHSLKSTYKYFALPLRLPSANHTTAEPRGANHKPGPGHKAPSDVGLVQSGLSGLLLESQATTKQKGEADVQDSDCMEEEEESPPESDQEKEEEDLGKNSLSEEEEEDGVYPRHHLDSVTTEDEELFPLDEVSGEEQLSDEEGPDLDTPGSLDEEDEVAPPTVPEDPPKQEAPDNRTEGASVLCYGFTRQAFTRGRSHTVVCGVCKRDGHLKKDCPEDFQRVQLAPLPPMTPAFLKTLNTVCQQCYRDFALDEVEVGVREHILLDLESFVKRQFTGARLRLFGSSKNGFGFKQSDLDICMVLDGEDTAEGLDCISIIESLARLLRKHPGLRNILPITTAKVPIVKFYHVRTGLEGDISLYNTLALYNTRLLASYAAVDPRVKILCYVMKVLAKMCDIGDASRGSLSSYGYTLMVLFYLQQRNPPVIPVLQEIYDGEAKPEVLVDGWNVYFYDDLDNLVSHSAG, from the exons ATGGAAGAGTCAGGAGGCAGGCCACGCTACCCTAAGCAGGGAGGCCGGGAGAGGGGCGCGGTGGCAAACGAGGCAGAGGCCTGGAGGAACCAGGACGCTGGGAGGGGATACAGCCCCAAGCCGGAGAGGCGTGGCCAGGGGAAGAGGGGACGCCCCAAGAAGGGAGTGATGGGACCCCTCAGCAGCTCCCCTGGAGGGGGGGTGTTCAAGGGGGGCCAAAGCCCCTCTCAGAGGGAGGGTTTCCAGAGACCCAG GTACCCGGAGAGCCAGCAGGTGGAGGGCCTGGTCGAGGGCAGGGAGGAGAACTGGAGAGAGCGCCCCTCACAGCGCTGGAGGAGAACGTCTCAGGGAGAGGACCCAGGGGAGGACAGGGAGCAGGGACGGAGAGACAACACTGACAACACACCTCACAGCTCAG GGGGGAGGAACTGTAGGTACCGTGACCGGAGGCGGGGTCTAGGTGAGGAGGACCGTGGGCCGGTGGTGGATGAGTCATCTCTGTCAGCCAAAGAGCTGCTGGGACTGAAACAGGCAGAGGAGAAGATCGGCAGAGAGGAGATCTTTCGTCTGAAGAAG AGGTCCCGCAGTAAACCCAGTGCTGTCTACACCTGCTCTCTGTGTGAGGTACTTCTGGACTCTGTCTCTGAAGCTCACAGACACGTCAAAGACAAGTGGCACAAGAGGAGAGCGAAG GAGCGTCGTGAGGAGGCGGTGCTGACGGATCTCGCGCCCCCTGGGGTGGAGCAGGTGGTGGCGGTGAGCGTGGCGTTGGAAGGCGTggtcagagagagggggatgagtgacCAGGATGTAGAGAACAGACGACAGATTGTCTCCAACATGCAGGAAGTCCTGATGTCCGTCCTGCCTG AGGTGAAACTCCGGCTCTATGGGTCGTCCTGCACCAAGTTTGGTTTTAAGGATTCTGACGTCAACATTGATATCCAGTTCCCCCCTCAT ATGCATCAACCAGAGGTTCTGTTGCTGGTTCAGGAGAGTCTGTCTGTCAGTA TTCTCTATGGTAACCTGGAGGCAGACTTCCATGCCAGGGTACCTGTGGTCATCTGTAAAGACGAGGGCAG CGGTCTGGTGTGTAAGGTGAGCGCAGGAAATGACAACGCCTGCTTGACCACCTCCTTCCTGTCTGAGCTGGCCAATCGGGAGCCTCTCCTGCTGCCGCTGGTCCTGGGCTTCAGACACTGGGCCCGG ATCTGTCATGTGGACCGAGCGGAGGAGGGAGGTCTGCCCCCGTACGTCCTGGCTCTCATGGTCATCTACTTCCTCCAGCAGAGGAAACAGTCCATCCTGCCTGCCTACCTGGGAcacgag atAAAGGAGTTCTCCATTAGCCGGCTGTATGACTTCAGTCTGACCTACGTTGAGGATGGCTTTGTCCACTGGGGTTACTACCCCGTCTCTAAGgactcctcctcatcctcaacCCCAGAAACCATCTACAGGGAGGgcaag gctccTCTGGTGTTCCAGAGACCTGTCTCTCCTCCAGCGGTGGGTCTTCTGTGGGTGGAGATGCTGCGTTTTTATTCGCTGGAGTTCAACATGGCGGAGTGTGTCATCAGCGTGCGTACCAGCCTCGTCCTATCACGGGAGGCCAAGGACTGGCCCAAGAAACGCATTGCCGTGGAGG ATCCGTTTGCTGTGAAGAGGAACGTGGCTCGTACGTTGAACAGCCAACAGATGTACGAGTACATCCTCCACAGCCTCAAATCTACCTACAAGTACTTCGCCCTGCCCCTCAGGCTCCCCTCAGCCAACCACACGACAGCAGAGCCGCGAGGAGCCAATCACAAGCCAGGGCCTGGACATAAGGCTCCGAGTGACGTTGGCCTTGTTCAATCAGGGTTGAGTGGTCTCCTCCTGGAGTCCCAGGCAACCACTAAGCAGAAAGGAGAGGCAGATGTGCAGGATTCTGACTgtatggaggaagaggaggagagcccTCCAGAGTCCGACCaagagaaagaagaggaagacttGGGGAAGAACAGCCTgtctgaagaggaggaggaggatggagtaTATCCCAGACATCACCTAGACAGTGTGACCACAGAGGACGAAGAGCTGTTCCCATTGGACGAGGTCTCAGGAGAGGAGCAACTCTCCGATGAGGAGGGGCCAGACCTAGACACTCCCGGCTCATTGGATGAGGAGGATGAGGTAGCCCCACCCACAGTACCAGAGGACCCGCCCAAGCAGGAAGCACCAGACAACAGGACCGAGGGGGCCAGTGTTCTCTGCTATGGGTTCACCAGACAGGCGTTCACCCGCGGCAGG TCCCACACAGTGGTGTGCGGTGTGTGTAAGCGGGACGGCCATCTAAAGAAGGACTGCCCTGAGGACTTCCAGAGGGTACAGctagcccctctccctcccatgaCGCCCGCCTTCCTCAAAACACTCAACACCGTCTGCCAACAGTGCTACC GAGACTTTGCTCTAGATGAGGTGGAGGTGGGAGTGAGAGAACACATCCTACTGGACCTGGAGAGCTTCGTCAAACGCCAGTTCACTG GTGCCAGGCTGAGACTGTTTGGTTCATCTAAAAATGGCTTTGGCTTCAAGCAGAGTGACCTGGACATCTGTATGGTGCTGGACGGAGAGGACACCGCTGAA GGTCTGGACTGTATCAGCATCATAGAGTCTCTGGCCAGACTGCTGAGGAAACACCCAG GTCTAAGGAACATCCTCCCCATCACTACAGCTAAAGTCCCCATCGTCAAGTTCTACCACGTCAGAACGGGCCTGGAGGGAGACATATCCCTCTACAACACGCTGGCCCTGTACAACACACGTCTGTTGGCGTCCTACGCTGCCGTCGACCCCCGAGTCAAGATACTGTGCTACGTCATGAAGGTCTTGGCCAAG ATGTGTGATATAGGTGATGCGTCCCGAGGCAGTCTGTCATCCTACGGCTACACCCTGATGGTGCTATTCTACCTCCAACAGAGGAACCCACCCGTTATACCTGTGCTGCAGGAG ATTTATGACGGGGAAGCGAAGCCAGAGGTTTTGGTGGATGGATGGAACGTCTACTTCTACGATGATCTGGATAACctagtgagtcactcagctggaTAA
- the LOC121584469 gene encoding terminal uridylyltransferase 7 isoform X1, with the protein MEESGGRPRYPKQGGRERGAVANEAEAWRNQDAGRGYSPKPERRGQGKRGRPKKGVMGPLSSSPGGGVFKGGQSPSQREGFQRPRYPESQQVEGLVEGREENWRERPSQRWRRTSQGEDPGEDREQGRRDNTDNTPHSSGGRNCRYRDRRRGLGEEDRGPVVDESSLSAKELLGLKQAEEKIGREEIFRLKKRSRSKPSAVYTCSLCEVLLDSVSEAHRHVKDKWHKRRAKERREEAVLTDLAPPGVEQVVAVSVALEGVVRERGMSDQDVENRRQIVSNMQEVLMSVLPEVKLRLYGSSCTKFGFKDSDVNIDIQFPPHMHQPEVLLLVQESLSVSILYGNLEADFHARVPVVICKDEGSGLVCKVSAGNDNACLTTSFLSELANREPLLLPLVLGFRHWARICHVDRAEEGGLPPYVLALMVIYFLQQRKQSILPAYLGHEIKEFSISRLYDFSLTYVEDGFVHWGYYPVSKDSSSSSTPETIYREGKAPLVFQRPVSPPAVGLLWVEMLRFYSLEFNMAECVISVRTSLVLSREAKDWPKKRIAVEDPFAVKRNVARTLNSQQMYEYILHSLKSTYKYFALPLRLPSANHTTAEPRGANHKPGPGHKAPSDVGLVQSGLSGLLLESQATTKQKGEADVQDSDCMEEEEESPPESDQEKEEEDLGKNSLSEEEEEDGVYPRHHLDSVTTEDEELFPLDEVSGEEQLSDEEGPDLDTPGSLDEEDEVAPPTVPEDPPKQEAPDNRTEGASVLCYGFTRQAFTRGRSHTVVCGVCKRDGHLKKDCPEDFQRVQLAPLPPMTPAFLKTLNTVCQQCYRDFALDEVEVGVREHILLDLESFVKRQFTGARLRLFGSSKNGFGFKQSDLDICMVLDGEDTAEGLDCISIIESLARLLRKHPGLRNILPITTAKVPIVKFYHVRTGLEGDISLYNTLALYNTRLLASYAAVDPRVKILCYVMKVLAKMCDIGDASRGSLSSYGYTLMVLFYLQQRNPPVIPVLQEIYDGEAKPEVLVDGWNVYFYDDLDNLPERWQQRNMECVGSLWLGLLQFYTETFDFREHVISIRQRAALTTFNKQWTSKYIVIEDPFDLNHNLGAGLSRRMTNFIMKAFINGRRVFGTPVKTYPPEYTSQMEFFFDPEVLTEGQLAPNDRCCRICGKIGHFMKDCPMRRKSRQCREQEGRRDWAASEGGRERRQGDRWRRQEEKRCCFLCGSNAHIKKDCPQYRGPAGAKAENSSPSTSHMRNLRERERRGSPQQEKKKQQQNVI; encoded by the exons ATGGAAGAGTCAGGAGGCAGGCCACGCTACCCTAAGCAGGGAGGCCGGGAGAGGGGCGCGGTGGCAAACGAGGCAGAGGCCTGGAGGAACCAGGACGCTGGGAGGGGATACAGCCCCAAGCCGGAGAGGCGTGGCCAGGGGAAGAGGGGACGCCCCAAGAAGGGAGTGATGGGACCCCTCAGCAGCTCCCCTGGAGGGGGGGTGTTCAAGGGGGGCCAAAGCCCCTCTCAGAGGGAGGGTTTCCAGAGACCCAG GTACCCGGAGAGCCAGCAGGTGGAGGGCCTGGTCGAGGGCAGGGAGGAGAACTGGAGAGAGCGCCCCTCACAGCGCTGGAGGAGAACGTCTCAGGGAGAGGACCCAGGGGAGGACAGGGAGCAGGGACGGAGAGACAACACTGACAACACACCTCACAGCTCAG GGGGGAGGAACTGTAGGTACCGTGACCGGAGGCGGGGTCTAGGTGAGGAGGACCGTGGGCCGGTGGTGGATGAGTCATCTCTGTCAGCCAAAGAGCTGCTGGGACTGAAACAGGCAGAGGAGAAGATCGGCAGAGAGGAGATCTTTCGTCTGAAGAAG AGGTCCCGCAGTAAACCCAGTGCTGTCTACACCTGCTCTCTGTGTGAGGTACTTCTGGACTCTGTCTCTGAAGCTCACAGACACGTCAAAGACAAGTGGCACAAGAGGAGAGCGAAG GAGCGTCGTGAGGAGGCGGTGCTGACGGATCTCGCGCCCCCTGGGGTGGAGCAGGTGGTGGCGGTGAGCGTGGCGTTGGAAGGCGTggtcagagagagggggatgagtgacCAGGATGTAGAGAACAGACGACAGATTGTCTCCAACATGCAGGAAGTCCTGATGTCCGTCCTGCCTG AGGTGAAACTCCGGCTCTATGGGTCGTCCTGCACCAAGTTTGGTTTTAAGGATTCTGACGTCAACATTGATATCCAGTTCCCCCCTCAT ATGCATCAACCAGAGGTTCTGTTGCTGGTTCAGGAGAGTCTGTCTGTCAGTA TTCTCTATGGTAACCTGGAGGCAGACTTCCATGCCAGGGTACCTGTGGTCATCTGTAAAGACGAGGGCAG CGGTCTGGTGTGTAAGGTGAGCGCAGGAAATGACAACGCCTGCTTGACCACCTCCTTCCTGTCTGAGCTGGCCAATCGGGAGCCTCTCCTGCTGCCGCTGGTCCTGGGCTTCAGACACTGGGCCCGG ATCTGTCATGTGGACCGAGCGGAGGAGGGAGGTCTGCCCCCGTACGTCCTGGCTCTCATGGTCATCTACTTCCTCCAGCAGAGGAAACAGTCCATCCTGCCTGCCTACCTGGGAcacgag atAAAGGAGTTCTCCATTAGCCGGCTGTATGACTTCAGTCTGACCTACGTTGAGGATGGCTTTGTCCACTGGGGTTACTACCCCGTCTCTAAGgactcctcctcatcctcaacCCCAGAAACCATCTACAGGGAGGgcaag gctccTCTGGTGTTCCAGAGACCTGTCTCTCCTCCAGCGGTGGGTCTTCTGTGGGTGGAGATGCTGCGTTTTTATTCGCTGGAGTTCAACATGGCGGAGTGTGTCATCAGCGTGCGTACCAGCCTCGTCCTATCACGGGAGGCCAAGGACTGGCCCAAGAAACGCATTGCCGTGGAGG ATCCGTTTGCTGTGAAGAGGAACGTGGCTCGTACGTTGAACAGCCAACAGATGTACGAGTACATCCTCCACAGCCTCAAATCTACCTACAAGTACTTCGCCCTGCCCCTCAGGCTCCCCTCAGCCAACCACACGACAGCAGAGCCGCGAGGAGCCAATCACAAGCCAGGGCCTGGACATAAGGCTCCGAGTGACGTTGGCCTTGTTCAATCAGGGTTGAGTGGTCTCCTCCTGGAGTCCCAGGCAACCACTAAGCAGAAAGGAGAGGCAGATGTGCAGGATTCTGACTgtatggaggaagaggaggagagcccTCCAGAGTCCGACCaagagaaagaagaggaagacttGGGGAAGAACAGCCTgtctgaagaggaggaggaggatggagtaTATCCCAGACATCACCTAGACAGTGTGACCACAGAGGACGAAGAGCTGTTCCCATTGGACGAGGTCTCAGGAGAGGAGCAACTCTCCGATGAGGAGGGGCCAGACCTAGACACTCCCGGCTCATTGGATGAGGAGGATGAGGTAGCCCCACCCACAGTACCAGAGGACCCGCCCAAGCAGGAAGCACCAGACAACAGGACCGAGGGGGCCAGTGTTCTCTGCTATGGGTTCACCAGACAGGCGTTCACCCGCGGCAGG TCCCACACAGTGGTGTGCGGTGTGTGTAAGCGGGACGGCCATCTAAAGAAGGACTGCCCTGAGGACTTCCAGAGGGTACAGctagcccctctccctcccatgaCGCCCGCCTTCCTCAAAACACTCAACACCGTCTGCCAACAGTGCTACC GAGACTTTGCTCTAGATGAGGTGGAGGTGGGAGTGAGAGAACACATCCTACTGGACCTGGAGAGCTTCGTCAAACGCCAGTTCACTG GTGCCAGGCTGAGACTGTTTGGTTCATCTAAAAATGGCTTTGGCTTCAAGCAGAGTGACCTGGACATCTGTATGGTGCTGGACGGAGAGGACACCGCTGAA GGTCTGGACTGTATCAGCATCATAGAGTCTCTGGCCAGACTGCTGAGGAAACACCCAG GTCTAAGGAACATCCTCCCCATCACTACAGCTAAAGTCCCCATCGTCAAGTTCTACCACGTCAGAACGGGCCTGGAGGGAGACATATCCCTCTACAACACGCTGGCCCTGTACAACACACGTCTGTTGGCGTCCTACGCTGCCGTCGACCCCCGAGTCAAGATACTGTGCTACGTCATGAAGGTCTTGGCCAAG ATGTGTGATATAGGTGATGCGTCCCGAGGCAGTCTGTCATCCTACGGCTACACCCTGATGGTGCTATTCTACCTCCAACAGAGGAACCCACCCGTTATACCTGTGCTGCAGGAG ATTTATGACGGGGAAGCGAAGCCAGAGGTTTTGGTGGATGGATGGAACGTCTACTTCTACGATGATCTGGATAACcta cctgaGCGCTGGCAGCAGAGGAACATGGAGTGTGTAGGGTCTCTGTGGCTGGGCCTGCTGCAGTTCTACACTGAGACCTTTGACTTCAGAGAACACGTCATCTCCATCAGACAGAGAGCAGCTCTTACCACCTTCAACAAGCAGTGGACCTCCAAGTACATCGTCATCGAAG ATCCTTTTGACCTGAACCATAACCTGGGAGCTGGCCTGTCCAGGAGAA TGACCAACTTCATCATGAAGGCATTCATTAATGGTAGGAGAGTGTTTGGAACGCCAGTCAAGACCTACCCTCCTGAGTACACTAGTCAGATG GAGTTCTTCTTTGACCCGGAGGTGTTGACAGAAGGACAGCTGGCTCCTAACGACCGCTGCTGCAGGATATGTGGCAAGATCGGACACTTCATGAAAGACTGTCCCATGCGCAGGAA GTCTAGGCAGTGTCGTGagcaggagggaaggagggactgGGCGGCGTCTGAGGGGGGAAGGGAACGTCGTCAGGGCGACCGCTGGAGGCGACAGGAAGAGAAGCGATGCTGCTTCCTGTGTGGGAGCAACGCCCACATCAAGAAGGACTGCCCCCAGTACAGAGGTCCGGCAG GTGCCAAAGCAGAAAACTCCTCTCCCTCTACGAGCCACATGAGGAatttaagagagagagaaagacgg GGCTCCCCTCAACAGGAGAAAAAGAAGCAACAACAAAATGTGATTTGA